A window of Dromiciops gliroides isolate mDroGli1 chromosome X, mDroGli1.pri, whole genome shotgun sequence contains these coding sequences:
- the LOC122733287 gene encoding RNA polymerase II subunit A C-terminal domain phosphatase SSU72-like: MPGLPLRVAVVCSSNQNRSMEAHSILRKRGFYVRSFGTGSRVKLPGPAPDKPNIYDFQTTYDQIYKDLIKKDEKLYTQNGILHMLDRNKRIKPRPERFQNCQDLFDLILTCDEKVYDQVVEYLNSREQETFQPVHVINVDIEDDQEEAILGAFLICELCQCLQHAEDMENEMDELLQELEEKKSKVFLHTVCFY; encoded by the coding sequence ATGCCGGGGTTGCCTCTTCGAGTGGCTGTGGTCTGTTCGAGTAACCAGAACCGGAGCATGGAGGCCCACAGCATCCTCCGTAAGCGGGGCTTCTATGTTAGATCCTTTGGGACCGGGAGTCGCGTCAAACTCCCAGGGCCCGCACCTGACAAGCCCAATATCTATGATTTCCAGACAACCTATGATCAGATCTACAAAGATCTTATTAAGAAAGATGAAAAACTCTATACGCAGAATGGGATCTTGCATATGCTGGACAGAAATAAGAGAATTAAGCCCCGCCCGGAGAGATTCCAGAATTGTCAGGATTTATTTGACCTGATCCTGACCTGTGATGAGAAAGTCTATGACCAGGTGGTGGAGTACTTGAATTCCAGAGAGCAGGAGACCTTCCAGCCCGTTCACGTGATTAATGTGGACATTGAGGATGACCAAGAAGAAGCGATTCTGGGAGCCTTTCTCATCTGTGAGCTGTGCCAGTGTCTGCAACACGCAGAAGACATGGAGAACGAGATGGATGAGCTGCTACAGGAGTTGGAGGAGAAGAAGAGCAAGGTTTTCCTGCACACCGTCTGCTTTTACTGA